Proteins co-encoded in one Coriobacterium glomerans PW2 genomic window:
- a CDS encoding PTS transporter subunit EIIC — MASRYDALARIIIQNVGGTENIVTVKHCVTRLRFILRDEGKANTEVLEATEGILKIMRAGGQYQVVIGPNVGDVYDAVLDVGHLTGEGLVDADGSEPAGEGRPKGALSILIDVVSGIIQPCLGLLSAGGIIKGLLALFTFLGWMRSTDGTYQVLYAVGDGVFYFLPIALGYTSAKKFGCSEFTGMALGMALCYPAMVNSNPSALGSTAHALGTVLAGTPFAMSYSMTFLGIPIIMPASGYTATVVPIILAVWFAAHIERPLHEKIPAAISFFTVPLVTFCVGTAAMYLLIGPVASVLTNAVLLIFNTLYALPVVGGIVAGALLGGFWQVLVIFGLHWALVPLALANIGSQGFDLVLSPQFGCTFAQIAVVFALYLRSRDTKFRHIALSAMVTGLFGTTEPAIYGVTLPRKKPFVIACIAGALSGAYIGGMGIASYVSGYSGITGFACYINPSGDLSGLINMIIAVAGAMLIAFALTLVSCRTDAAQAKTRH, encoded by the coding sequence ATGGCGAGCAGATATGATGCCTTAGCGCGGATCATCATCCAAAATGTCGGCGGTACGGAAAATATCGTCACCGTCAAGCACTGCGTGACCCGTCTGCGCTTCATACTGCGAGATGAGGGGAAGGCGAACACAGAGGTTCTGGAGGCTACCGAAGGCATCCTCAAGATCATGCGAGCCGGAGGTCAGTATCAAGTCGTTATCGGGCCCAACGTGGGCGACGTCTACGATGCCGTGCTCGATGTCGGTCATCTCACAGGAGAAGGGCTTGTCGATGCGGACGGATCTGAGCCTGCGGGGGAGGGGCGGCCGAAGGGCGCGCTGAGCATCCTTATTGATGTCGTCTCGGGTATCATTCAGCCGTGCTTGGGGCTGCTCTCAGCCGGTGGCATCATCAAGGGTCTGCTCGCCCTGTTCACATTCTTGGGCTGGATGCGCTCAACTGACGGCACCTACCAGGTGCTTTATGCTGTCGGCGATGGGGTCTTCTATTTCTTGCCCATTGCGTTGGGATACACATCGGCCAAGAAGTTCGGCTGCTCGGAGTTCACGGGCATGGCCCTCGGCATGGCGCTGTGCTATCCGGCGATGGTCAACTCGAATCCCTCGGCCCTCGGCTCGACGGCCCATGCCCTGGGCACCGTCTTGGCCGGCACGCCCTTCGCCATGAGCTACTCAATGACGTTTCTGGGAATCCCGATCATCATGCCCGCATCCGGTTACACCGCAACCGTCGTCCCGATTATCTTGGCTGTTTGGTTCGCCGCGCATATCGAGCGGCCGCTGCATGAGAAGATTCCCGCTGCCATCAGTTTCTTCACGGTGCCGCTTGTTACATTTTGCGTCGGGACCGCTGCGATGTATCTGCTTATCGGCCCGGTTGCTTCGGTTCTCACGAACGCGGTGCTGCTCATCTTCAACACGCTCTACGCGCTGCCTGTCGTCGGGGGCATCGTGGCCGGGGCGCTGTTGGGCGGCTTTTGGCAGGTGCTTGTCATCTTCGGTCTGCATTGGGCGCTCGTTCCGCTCGCGTTGGCGAATATCGGCTCTCAGGGATTCGACCTCGTGCTCTCTCCCCAGTTCGGCTGCACGTTCGCGCAGATCGCTGTCGTGTTCGCGCTCTACCTGAGATCACGGGACACCAAGTTCAGGCACATCGCGCTGTCGGCTATGGTCACGGGTCTGTTCGGGACCACTGAGCCGGCGATTTACGGGGTGACGCTGCCGCGCAAGAAACCCTTCGTGATCGCCTGCATCGCCGGCGCGCTATCGGGTGCCTATATCGGGGGTATGGGCATCGCGAGCTATGTGTCGGGTTATTCCGGCATCACCGGATTCGCCTGCTACATCAACCCCTCGGGTGATCTCTCCGGTTTGATCAACATGATCATCGCCGTCGCCGGCGCGATGCTGATCGCTTTCGCGCTGACGCTCGTCTCCTGCAGAACCGACGCCGCGCAGGCAAAGACGCGACACTGA
- a CDS encoding 6-phospho-beta-glucosidase translates to MALKEGFLWGGAVAAHQLEGAWDEDGKGPSIMDVTTAGDVSHARRFTEAVEPEELYPNHEAIDFYHRYREDIALFAEMGFKCFRTSIAWTRIFPQGDETEPNEAGLRFYDDLFDECLRHGIQPVVTLAHFEMPLALVSRYGGWRSRKLIDLFVRFATVCFERYRDKVTYWMTFNEINNQSSFNDDFSMYVDSGILAREGEDRERLMYQAAHYELVASARAVEAGRRINPAFRIGCMIAMCPVYPYSCEPADVLLAHKAMERRCFFADVHARGTYPPSILALWRRRGFELDVTEDDLATLARGTVDYIGFSYYMSLATRWSSDNPGFDFDRKTSLVVNPHVKASDWGWQIDPIGLRYTLDWLTDMYRLPLFIVENGFGAYDTVERDGSIHDGYRIEYLRAHIEQMKLAVEEDGVDLMGYTPWGCIDLVSAGTGEMEKRYGFIYVDKDNSGAGTLARSRKDSFFWYQRVIASNGEDLS, encoded by the coding sequence ATGGCTTTGAAAGAGGGTTTTCTATGGGGCGGAGCTGTTGCAGCCCACCAGCTGGAGGGCGCGTGGGACGAGGACGGCAAGGGCCCCTCGATCATGGACGTCACCACGGCAGGGGATGTGAGCCATGCCCGCCGCTTCACAGAGGCGGTCGAGCCGGAAGAGCTCTACCCCAACCATGAGGCGATCGACTTCTACCATCGCTATCGGGAGGACATCGCCCTGTTCGCAGAGATGGGGTTCAAGTGCTTCCGCACCTCCATCGCTTGGACGAGGATCTTCCCGCAGGGTGATGAAACCGAGCCGAACGAGGCCGGTCTCAGATTCTACGACGATCTGTTCGACGAGTGCCTGCGCCATGGCATCCAGCCGGTGGTGACCCTCGCTCACTTCGAGATGCCCCTTGCCCTCGTGAGCAGATACGGCGGCTGGCGCAGCCGCAAGCTGATCGATCTGTTCGTCCGCTTCGCGACCGTGTGCTTCGAGCGCTACCGCGACAAGGTGACGTATTGGATGACGTTCAACGAGATCAACAACCAGTCCAGCTTCAATGACGACTTCAGCATGTACGTGGACTCCGGGATCCTGGCTCGTGAGGGGGAGGACCGCGAGCGGCTCATGTACCAGGCGGCTCACTACGAGCTGGTCGCCTCGGCACGTGCCGTGGAGGCGGGCAGGCGGATCAACCCCGCATTCCGGATCGGCTGCATGATCGCCATGTGTCCGGTCTACCCGTACTCATGCGAGCCCGCCGACGTTCTGCTGGCGCACAAGGCCATGGAGCGCCGGTGCTTCTTCGCCGACGTGCACGCGCGCGGGACCTACCCGCCGAGCATCCTGGCCCTGTGGCGCCGTCGAGGCTTCGAGCTCGACGTGACCGAGGACGATCTGGCGACGCTCGCGCGCGGCACGGTCGACTACATCGGTTTCTCCTACTACATGAGTCTGGCGACGCGCTGGAGCTCGGACAATCCCGGCTTCGACTTCGATCGTAAAACGTCGCTCGTGGTGAACCCCCATGTCAAGGCTTCCGATTGGGGCTGGCAGATCGATCCGATCGGTCTGCGCTACACGCTTGACTGGCTCACCGACATGTACCGGCTCCCGCTGTTCATCGTGGAGAATGGCTTCGGCGCCTATGACACTGTCGAGCGGGACGGCTCGATCCACGACGGCTACCGCATCGAGTATCTGCGCGCTCATATCGAGCAGATGAAGCTCGCCGTCGAGGAGGACGGAGTCGACCTCATGGGCTATACCCCGTGGGGCTGCATCGATCTGGTCTCGGCCGGAACCGGCGAGATGGAGAAGCGCTACGGCTTCATCTACGTGGACAAAGACAACAGCGGAGCCGGCACGCTCGCGCGATCCCGCAAGGACTCATTCTTCTGGTATCAGCGGGTGATCGCTTCAAACGGCGAGGATCTTTCATGA
- the celB gene encoding PTS cellobiose transporter subunit IIC has protein sequence MFDFLERYIMGPMSKLSQLRLVRAITFAGMSSISFTIVGSMFLIISVLPQAFPVLAGIWAATFDKIAPIYMLAYAASMGAISLYFLVATSFEYARIFEEEDEVDIKPLNAVLMGVFGLFLLMPQIAIVKGVIALVNVAKGNVINGWMVSDYGLDRLGATGIFTAIIVSWFTVRIYVFCVNRNIVIKLPDVVPEGVARSFTALVPGFFIALICMLIQGGLMALGTDVYRVIAIPFSFVTNLSGTWPGMLVIFFLIHALWLVGIHGATIVSSFLTPIVLANLQSNAAGTTHAVLAGEFYNAFVHIGGSGCTLGLTFLMLFLAKSDQLKYIARAEIAPAFFNINEPLIFGLPIVYNPALALPFLLAPMAAMSVAYFAISLNIIPAIIVQMPWPTPVGLGAFISCGGSLSAALTAIVGVVVATLIYYPFFKHYDTKLYHEEQEKLAADRGDAAA, from the coding sequence TTGTTTGATTTTCTTGAGAGGTACATCATGGGGCCCATGAGCAAGCTCTCGCAGCTTCGGCTCGTGCGCGCCATCACCTTCGCAGGCATGTCCTCGATCTCGTTCACGATCGTCGGATCGATGTTTCTGATCATCAGCGTGCTGCCGCAGGCCTTCCCCGTGCTGGCGGGCATCTGGGCTGCGACCTTCGACAAGATCGCGCCCATCTACATGCTCGCCTACGCCGCCTCGATGGGGGCGATCTCGCTGTACTTTCTCGTGGCGACCTCCTTCGAGTACGCCCGCATCTTCGAGGAGGAGGACGAGGTCGACATCAAACCCCTCAACGCCGTGCTCATGGGCGTCTTCGGTCTGTTTCTGCTCATGCCGCAGATCGCCATCGTCAAAGGCGTGATCGCGCTCGTCAACGTTGCGAAGGGAAACGTCATCAACGGGTGGATGGTGAGCGACTACGGTCTTGATCGGCTGGGAGCGACCGGTATATTCACCGCGATCATCGTGTCGTGGTTCACGGTGCGCATCTACGTGTTCTGCGTCAACAGAAACATCGTCATCAAGCTGCCCGACGTGGTCCCCGAAGGCGTCGCGCGCTCGTTCACCGCGCTCGTCCCCGGGTTTTTCATCGCGCTGATCTGCATGCTCATCCAAGGTGGGCTCATGGCGCTGGGAACCGATGTCTACCGGGTCATCGCCATCCCGTTCAGCTTCGTCACGAATCTCTCGGGCACCTGGCCGGGCATGCTCGTGATCTTCTTTCTGATCCACGCGCTGTGGCTCGTCGGCATTCACGGAGCGACGATCGTATCATCGTTTCTCACACCGATCGTTTTGGCCAACCTGCAGTCCAACGCGGCCGGCACGACGCACGCGGTGCTGGCCGGTGAGTTCTACAACGCTTTTGTGCATATCGGCGGATCGGGCTGCACGCTGGGTCTGACGTTTCTCATGCTGTTTCTCGCCAAGAGCGACCAGCTCAAATACATCGCCCGCGCCGAGATCGCGCCGGCGTTCTTCAACATCAACGAGCCGCTGATCTTCGGGTTGCCGATCGTGTACAACCCCGCGCTCGCCCTTCCGTTCCTTCTGGCGCCGATGGCGGCGATGTCGGTGGCATATTTCGCGATCTCGCTCAACATCATACCGGCGATCATCGTGCAGATGCCCTGGCCGACGCCGGTCGGGCTGGGCGCGTTCATCTCGTGCGGCGGCAGTCTGTCCGCAGCGCTCACCGCGATCGTCGGCGTCGTGGTGGCCACGCTGATCTACTATCCGTTTTTCAAGCACTACGATACGAAGCTCTATCATGAGGAGCAGGAGAAGCTCGCGGCAGACCGGGGTGACGCCGCTGCGTGA
- a CDS encoding PTS sugar transporter subunit IIB — protein sequence MKLLLVCAGGMSTSMLMKKLVAYADEHGIEFSVDATGSSGLKNANDFDVVLLGPQIAYQQEAIKKRIGEVPIGVIPMRDYGMARCENIFAQIDDLVG from the coding sequence ATGAAGCTGCTGCTTGTATGCGCAGGGGGCATGTCCACAAGCATGCTCATGAAAAAACTCGTGGCCTACGCCGACGAGCATGGAATCGAGTTCTCCGTCGACGCGACGGGATCGAGCGGTCTCAAGAACGCGAATGACTTCGATGTCGTTCTGCTCGGACCTCAGATCGCCTATCAGCAGGAGGCTATAAAAAAGAGGATCGGGGAGGTTCCGATCGGCGTCATTCCCATGCGGGACTACGGCATGGCGAGGTGCGAGAACATCTTCGCTCAGATCGATGATTTGGTCGGATAG
- a CDS encoding PTS lactose/cellobiose transporter subunit IIA, with protein MDLTEQNQSGEMISFGIIASAGHARSVAMQAVSAARKGDFESARRMLDEAKQAGLEAHLAQTALLTREASGDHVPVDVMLVHAQDHLMTSLLAQEMAEELVHLYECKHDRNESQDV; from the coding sequence ATGGATTTGACAGAGCAGAATCAGAGCGGCGAGATGATCTCCTTCGGGATCATCGCGTCGGCCGGACACGCCCGGAGCGTCGCGATGCAAGCGGTGAGTGCGGCTCGCAAGGGAGATTTCGAGAGCGCTCGTCGCATGCTCGATGAAGCCAAGCAGGCGGGTCTGGAGGCTCACCTCGCGCAGACCGCGCTGCTCACACGCGAAGCAAGCGGGGACCACGTTCCGGTGGACGTGATGCTCGTGCACGCTCAGGACCATCTGATGACGTCGCTGCTTGCTCAAGAGATGGCCGAGGAGCTGGTGCATCTCTACGAATGCAAACATGATCGCAACGAGTCGCAAGACGTGTGA
- a CDS encoding BglG family transcription antiterminator, giving the protein MRDAEFVRFIRQTKPINPADAAARLHVSARTIRTYVHRANRAMEGFARITLSRESGYAIVEQDSQRIEAWLSDALRSVETSPQTPQERIAYLLNDLLMRTDWITMDSLCDMLYISRSTLTGDLKGVERELNRFDLSLLKRPHRGIRVEGEEMARRVCLANIAVESMSGGDLVHGHLLAVVSRCVENVAHAQRFQIVTTGYQSLLVHIAIALLRIKEGCYVPMASEHLERLRPAREYAVAQMIAEGIEREIGIELPQEEIGYMAIHLAGKQTLLDSQGDAQGIVISDDVWGVVSRMLECIWAAFRFDFRYDLELRMNLARHIVPLAVRLRYSMRLRNPMLPDIRIRYALAFAMAQEASHVLGAAYGSEPSDDEIGYIALAFALALERQKTEVSKKSILMVCASGAGSARLLEFRCRREFADYIDTIATCDVLNLDAVDFSGIDYVFTTVPIERPLPVPVREVSYFLDGQDIVDLRDLLRGDAVNEALHPFFKKSLFFPHMSTGTKEEALDYLIDRVAEREPVHEDFRNLVWRRERLVATSFGNGVAMPHPLEPAAETTIVCIGLLDEPVAWDDSGCDVRAIFLVAFAPDVDDSLKSFLSVFTDILSSARDIDLLVQHQSWKTFADIVASAFASARAPAPTERR; this is encoded by the coding sequence ATGCGGGACGCAGAGTTCGTGCGCTTCATACGCCAGACAAAGCCGATCAATCCGGCTGATGCCGCAGCCCGGCTCCACGTGAGCGCTCGGACGATCCGCACCTATGTGCACAGGGCCAACCGCGCGATGGAGGGCTTCGCGCGCATCACGCTCAGTCGAGAATCCGGATACGCCATCGTCGAGCAGGATTCGCAGCGCATCGAGGCTTGGCTCTCCGATGCGCTGAGAAGCGTCGAGACCTCTCCCCAGACACCGCAGGAGCGTATCGCATACCTCTTGAACGATCTGCTCATGCGCACAGACTGGATCACGATGGATTCCCTATGCGACATGCTCTACATATCGCGCTCGACGCTTACCGGAGATCTCAAAGGCGTGGAGCGCGAGCTGAATAGGTTCGATTTGTCGCTTCTGAAGCGCCCTCATCGCGGTATTCGAGTCGAGGGCGAGGAGATGGCGAGACGCGTATGTCTGGCGAACATCGCCGTCGAGTCGATGAGCGGGGGAGATCTGGTTCATGGTCATCTGCTCGCCGTCGTTTCCCGCTGCGTCGAGAACGTCGCCCATGCACAGCGCTTCCAGATCGTGACGACCGGCTATCAAAGTCTGCTCGTCCATATCGCCATCGCTTTGCTGCGCATCAAGGAGGGATGCTATGTACCCATGGCCTCCGAGCATCTCGAGCGTCTGCGACCGGCGCGCGAGTACGCGGTGGCGCAGATGATCGCTGAGGGCATAGAACGTGAGATCGGTATCGAGCTGCCTCAGGAGGAAATCGGATATATGGCGATTCATCTCGCCGGAAAGCAGACGCTGCTCGACTCCCAGGGGGACGCTCAGGGGATTGTCATCTCAGATGATGTGTGGGGAGTCGTTTCTCGTATGCTCGAATGCATCTGGGCCGCGTTTCGATTTGACTTCCGCTATGATCTCGAGTTGCGGATGAATCTCGCGCGACATATCGTCCCGCTTGCCGTGAGACTGCGCTACAGCATGAGACTCAGAAACCCGATGCTTCCCGACATCAGGATTCGCTATGCTCTCGCCTTCGCAATGGCGCAGGAGGCATCCCATGTTCTCGGCGCAGCCTATGGAAGCGAACCGTCCGACGATGAGATCGGCTACATCGCGCTCGCCTTCGCGCTCGCGCTCGAGCGGCAGAAAACCGAGGTTTCCAAGAAGAGCATCCTGATGGTCTGCGCATCCGGTGCCGGCAGCGCCCGTCTGCTCGAGTTTCGCTGCCGGCGTGAGTTCGCCGACTATATCGATACCATCGCAACCTGCGATGTTCTAAATCTCGACGCCGTCGATTTCTCAGGGATCGACTACGTCTTCACCACGGTGCCAATCGAGCGCCCGCTCCCGGTGCCCGTTCGCGAAGTGAGCTATTTTCTCGATGGCCAGGATATCGTCGATCTCAGGGATCTGCTGCGAGGCGACGCCGTGAATGAAGCGCTGCACCCGTTTTTCAAAAAAAGCCTGTTCTTTCCGCATATGAGCACAGGGACAAAAGAGGAGGCCCTCGATTATCTGATCGATCGCGTAGCAGAGCGGGAGCCGGTCCATGAGGACTTTCGCAACCTCGTCTGGAGGCGCGAGCGGCTTGTCGCCACGTCGTTCGGCAACGGCGTCGCGATGCCGCATCCGCTGGAGCCTGCAGCCGAAACCACGATCGTCTGCATCGGATTGCTTGATGAGCCCGTGGCGTGGGATGACAGCGGCTGCGATGTCAGAGCGATTTTTCTCGTGGCGTTCGCCCCAGACGTGGACGACTCGCTGAAATCGTTTCTCTCTGTCTTCACCGATATTCTATCGAGCGCGCGTGATATCGACTTGCTGGTGCAGCACCAGAGCTGGAAGACGTTCGCGGATATCGTCGCGAGCGCATTTGCATCTGCGAGGGCTCCAGCGCCAACCGAGAGGAGGTGA
- a CDS encoding glycoside hydrolase family 1 protein, with translation MSSEFPKGFFWGGATAANQLEGAWNIDGRGPSVDDHFTGGTKDTPRRITVDIQPDLLYPNHDGVDFYHRYEEDIALIAEMGFTMFRMSISWSRIYPRGDDEQPNEAGLAFYDRVFDCLRAHHIEPLVTLSHYEMPYHLVEKYNGWASRELIGFFETYCKTVFQRYRDKVTYWLTFNEINVGTKELGAMLETGIIQGFEGPASKIETSLQLRYQALHHQFVASGRVVAFAHERYPQFKMGNMDCFILSYPETCDPQDVLATQAEMRRMNWFSSDIQVRGAYPSYAQRFFRENGIELEVGKGDLDDIARGKVDFYTFSYYMSGTVGTHEGHAACQGNMVRGGLNPYLEQTEWGWQIDPTGLRVALNEIYDRYQIPLMVVENGMGAKDELTGDDRIHDTYRIAYLKKHVLAMREALRDGVDLIGYTWWGPIDLVSAGTGEMRKRYGFIYVDKHDDGSGTNRRVRKDSFFAYQKIIASNGAEGLE, from the coding sequence ATGAGCAGCGAGTTTCCGAAGGGGTTCTTCTGGGGTGGTGCGACGGCGGCGAACCAGCTCGAGGGCGCGTGGAACATCGATGGTCGCGGTCCCTCGGTTGATGACCATTTCACGGGCGGGACGAAGGACACCCCCCGCAGGATCACCGTTGACATTCAACCGGATCTGCTCTACCCCAACCATGACGGCGTCGATTTCTATCATCGCTACGAGGAGGACATCGCACTCATCGCCGAGATGGGCTTCACGATGTTTCGCATGTCCATCAGCTGGTCGAGGATCTATCCCAGAGGCGATGACGAGCAGCCCAATGAGGCGGGTCTGGCCTTCTACGACCGCGTCTTCGATTGCTTGCGCGCGCATCACATCGAGCCGCTCGTGACGCTGTCTCACTATGAGATGCCCTATCATCTGGTTGAGAAGTACAACGGATGGGCGAGCCGCGAACTCATCGGATTCTTCGAGACCTACTGCAAAACCGTCTTCCAGCGCTACCGCGACAAGGTGACCTACTGGCTCACCTTCAACGAGATCAACGTCGGCACCAAAGAGTTGGGCGCGATGCTGGAGACCGGCATCATACAGGGCTTCGAGGGCCCGGCCTCAAAGATCGAGACGTCACTGCAGCTGCGGTATCAAGCGCTGCACCATCAGTTCGTCGCGAGCGGTCGCGTGGTCGCCTTTGCTCATGAGCGCTATCCTCAGTTCAAGATGGGCAATATGGACTGTTTCATCCTGTCGTATCCGGAAACCTGCGATCCGCAAGATGTTTTGGCCACCCAGGCTGAGATGCGTCGGATGAACTGGTTCAGCTCCGATATCCAGGTCAGGGGCGCCTATCCGAGTTACGCCCAGCGCTTCTTTCGCGAGAACGGCATCGAACTGGAGGTCGGCAAAGGCGATCTTGATGATATCGCTCGCGGCAAGGTTGATTTCTACACATTCAGCTACTACATGTCGGGCACCGTGGGGACGCATGAGGGCCACGCAGCCTGTCAGGGCAACATGGTCCGCGGCGGTCTCAATCCCTATCTCGAACAGACCGAGTGGGGCTGGCAGATCGATCCGACGGGTCTCAGAGTCGCGCTGAACGAGATCTACGACCGCTACCAGATACCGCTCATGGTCGTTGAGAACGGCATGGGCGCCAAAGATGAGTTGACCGGTGACGATAGGATTCACGACACGTATCGCATCGCGTATCTGAAAAAACACGTGCTCGCCATGCGGGAGGCGCTGCGAGACGGAGTCGACCTCATCGGCTATACGTGGTGGGGTCCGATCGATCTGGTGTCAGCCGGAACGGGTGAGATGCGAAAACGCTACGGGTTCATTTATGTGGACAAGCACGATGACGGATCGGGCACGAACAGGCGCGTGCGCAAGGACAGCTTTTTCGCCTACCAGAAGATCATCGCATCGAATGGGGCCGAGGGGCTCGAATAG
- a CDS encoding MurR/RpiR family transcriptional regulator, with amino-acid sequence MDIERRIQSAEGLTPTEQQLADAVRSMGEKIQTCSINQFAHLTATSIASVHRFCKKLGLEGFKQLKIEVARSCAGRDRRTEAIDFDFPFDAASRAVDIAERIETLYAATLEDTRSLLDLDAMDRAAKLIKKLPALDIYTQSHNLHPAQMFCDRLLSAGKSASCHASFERQMRTALASDARRTAVAISYSGLAPNLNALLPVLARRNTPVIMIGTSRAQRLHPGLAAYLEISDRESLCHRITQFASHIAVQYALDTLFACFFAMDYKRSFAFLEESLPYTSLPGADER; translated from the coding sequence GTGGATATCGAGCGCAGGATACAGAGCGCTGAGGGACTGACGCCGACCGAGCAGCAGCTTGCAGACGCCGTGCGCTCGATGGGAGAGAAGATCCAGACCTGTTCCATCAACCAGTTCGCGCACCTCACGGCGACCTCCATCGCAAGCGTGCACCGGTTCTGCAAGAAGCTTGGACTGGAGGGCTTCAAGCAGCTGAAGATCGAGGTGGCCCGTTCCTGCGCCGGGCGAGATCGCCGAACGGAAGCCATCGATTTCGATTTTCCCTTCGACGCCGCATCGCGCGCAGTCGATATCGCGGAGCGCATCGAGACGCTCTATGCGGCCACACTCGAGGACACGCGCAGTCTACTCGATCTCGATGCGATGGACCGCGCCGCGAAGCTCATCAAGAAGCTCCCTGCTCTGGATATCTACACGCAATCCCACAATCTGCATCCCGCGCAGATGTTCTGCGATCGGCTTCTTTCCGCAGGGAAATCGGCATCCTGCCATGCGAGCTTCGAGCGTCAGATGCGCACGGCGCTGGCATCTGACGCAAGGCGCACGGCGGTCGCCATATCCTATTCGGGGCTGGCGCCCAACCTCAACGCGCTGCTTCCGGTGCTCGCCCGGCGAAACACGCCGGTCATCATGATCGGCACCTCTCGTGCGCAGCGTCTGCATCCGGGCCTGGCCGCCTATCTCGAGATCAGTGATCGAGAGAGCCTGTGCCACCGGATAACGCAGTTTGCGAGCCATATAGCTGTGCAATACGCGCTCGACACGCTCTTCGCGTGCTTCTTCGCAATGGATTACAAGCGCAGCTTCGCCTTCTTGGAGGAATCGCTGCCCTATACGAGTCTGCCCGGCGCAGACGAAAGATGA